A section of the Amycolatopsis sp. AA4 genome encodes:
- a CDS encoding adenine deaminase C-terminal domain-containing protein yields MRNTVLESPTYPPLAAEDVAAQEDHVRTIFDILAGEQEADLLLRNLHIVDVHTESVYPGSLLVYRQRIIALNPDESIVRVREVFDGEGLYAIPGLIDAHLHFESQLAHPAAFGEAIVPSGTTTVFGETLDFASAAGDEAVEAVQTLFADHEKLPYRLYAFAPGKKTSTDVTEAMLKMDPVIGLGELAHLSYMTGDADDFRKSALGRANSGFVNCHWGVTALSDMLLNYMPAIGVDNNHDVWNEDDIEKSVRYGLNTQIKFGVGSPEVIRTMLRAIVKRRWPAENFQLCADNISVDRVLRQGHIDWVISLAIEMGMPPIKAIKMGTLYAARSFRKDRDLGSLSPGRFADIVLTDSLAKINPRYVFKGGELVARDRKLLNRVGIDYSSLAKKPQPGLADLTAEQLDLTPIEISAAGDQAKVLLFDVYGRGHLKFAQEIWVPYRDGVVVPEHEGEQLNRIAVVQRYADGERHIVTGLFKGVSIDRGAVSTFWPAPSAYFVSVGSDSAEMCANLKQLDTLVGGCLVTEDGETKACLPLEFYGVMADMNLAELVDATRSVDAALEKLGNHNEGEPVVNKLLTLFISLDRFGFMK; encoded by the coding sequence GTGAGGAACACCGTGCTGGAATCGCCGACCTATCCCCCGCTCGCGGCGGAAGACGTTGCCGCGCAAGAAGATCACGTGCGGACGATCTTCGACATTCTCGCCGGCGAGCAGGAAGCGGACCTGCTGCTGCGCAATCTCCACATTGTCGACGTGCACACGGAAAGTGTCTATCCCGGCTCGCTTCTCGTTTACCGCCAGCGGATCATCGCGCTGAACCCCGACGAGTCGATCGTGCGCGTGCGCGAGGTTTTCGACGGCGAAGGCCTTTACGCGATCCCCGGGCTGATCGACGCGCATCTGCATTTCGAGTCGCAGCTCGCGCATCCGGCGGCGTTCGGCGAGGCGATCGTCCCGAGTGGAACGACCACGGTCTTCGGGGAGACCCTGGACTTCGCGAGCGCGGCCGGGGACGAGGCCGTGGAAGCAGTCCAGACCTTGTTCGCTGACCACGAAAAGCTGCCGTATCGGCTGTACGCCTTCGCGCCGGGGAAGAAGACCTCGACGGACGTCACCGAAGCCATGCTGAAGATGGATCCGGTGATCGGACTGGGCGAACTGGCGCACCTGTCGTACATGACCGGCGACGCCGACGATTTCCGCAAATCCGCGCTGGGCCGGGCGAATTCCGGGTTCGTGAACTGCCACTGGGGTGTCACGGCGCTGTCGGACATGCTGCTGAACTACATGCCCGCGATCGGCGTCGACAACAATCACGACGTCTGGAACGAGGACGACATCGAAAAGAGCGTCCGCTACGGTCTCAACACGCAGATCAAGTTCGGTGTCGGAAGTCCCGAGGTCATCCGGACCATGTTGCGCGCCATCGTGAAACGGCGCTGGCCCGCCGAGAACTTCCAGCTCTGCGCCGACAACATCTCGGTGGACCGGGTGTTGCGGCAGGGCCACATCGACTGGGTGATCTCGCTGGCGATCGAAATGGGGATGCCGCCGATCAAGGCGATCAAGATGGGCACGCTGTACGCCGCCCGTTCGTTCCGCAAGGACCGGGACCTCGGTTCGCTCAGCCCGGGCCGCTTCGCGGACATCGTCCTCACCGACAGTCTCGCGAAAATCAACCCGCGCTACGTGTTCAAGGGCGGCGAACTCGTGGCCCGCGATCGCAAGCTGCTCAATCGCGTCGGCATCGATTACTCCAGCCTCGCCAAGAAACCTCAGCCGGGCCTCGCCGACCTGACCGCCGAGCAACTCGACCTGACGCCGATCGAAATCTCTGCCGCGGGCGACCAGGCGAAGGTGCTGCTCTTCGATGTCTACGGACGCGGGCACCTCAAGTTCGCCCAAGAGATTTGGGTGCCCTACCGCGACGGCGTGGTCGTGCCCGAGCACGAAGGCGAACAGCTCAACCGGATTGCGGTCGTGCAGCGATACGCCGACGGGGAGCGGCACATTGTCACCGGGTTGTTCAAGGGCGTGTCGATCGACCGCGGCGCGGTATCGACGTTCTGGCCCGCGCCGTCGGCGTACTTCGTGAGCGTCGGCAGTGACAGCGCGGAAATGTGCGCCAATCTGAAGCAGTTGGACACGCTGGTCGGCGGCTGCCTCGTGACCGAGGACGGCGAGACGAAAGCCTGTCTGCCGCTGGAGTTCTACGGCGTGATGGCCGACATGAACCTCGCCGAACTCGTCGACGCGACCCGTTCGGTCGACGCCGCGCTCGAGAAACTGGGCAACCACAACGAGGGCGAGCCCGTCGTCAACAAACTCCTGACCCTGTTCATCTCGCTCGACCGTTTCGGATTCATGAAGTAA
- a CDS encoding LysR family transcriptional regulator → MLHSRLLQYIDEVARLGSIRAAGARLHVAPSAINRQILLLEAELGQPLFDRLPRGMRPTPAGEALLAHVRRTLQQYRETVADIRDLHALGSGEVVIATMTGLASSVVATAAAAFRGRHPRVRISIRTMTTQEILRAVEASEADLGLGFNVPPSAQLEVCWQMNTRLGVVVAPHHPLAGPEPIPLAQCPPYPLIFADRSMVIHGIVAEAFAKAGLEIEPAFHTNSIETMKRLAASGDAIAFLSEFDIAEEIRDGRLVFRPVRDAFSNNVVSLVRREKHGHGLASLLLAEDIVGALTNTQTPRP, encoded by the coding sequence GTGCTCCACTCCCGGTTGCTGCAGTACATCGACGAGGTGGCGCGCCTGGGGTCCATCCGCGCGGCCGGCGCGCGACTGCACGTCGCGCCGTCGGCGATCAACCGGCAGATCCTGCTGCTGGAAGCGGAACTCGGCCAGCCGCTGTTCGACCGCCTGCCGCGCGGGATGCGTCCGACACCGGCCGGGGAAGCGCTTCTCGCGCACGTCCGGCGCACGCTCCAGCAGTACCGCGAGACCGTCGCCGACATCCGCGACCTGCACGCGCTCGGCAGCGGCGAGGTCGTCATCGCCACGATGACCGGCCTGGCCAGCAGCGTCGTCGCGACCGCCGCGGCGGCGTTCCGGGGCAGGCATCCGCGAGTCCGGATCTCCATCCGCACGATGACGACGCAGGAAATCCTGCGCGCGGTCGAGGCCAGCGAGGCCGATCTCGGACTCGGCTTCAACGTCCCGCCGTCCGCGCAGCTTGAGGTCTGCTGGCAGATGAACACCCGGCTCGGCGTCGTCGTCGCGCCGCACCACCCGCTCGCCGGGCCGGAGCCGATCCCGCTCGCCCAGTGCCCGCCTTATCCGCTGATCTTCGCCGACCGGTCCATGGTCATCCATGGCATCGTCGCGGAGGCCTTCGCCAAAGCCGGCCTCGAGATCGAACCGGCGTTCCACACCAACTCGATCGAGACGATGAAACGGCTCGCCGCCTCCGGGGACGCCATCGCGTTCCTCAGCGAATTCGACATCGCCGAGGAAATCCGCGACGGGCGGCTCGTCTTCCGCCCGGTGCGCGACGCGTTCAGCAACAACGTGGTTTCGTTGGTACGCCGGGAAAAACACGGCCACGGGTTGGCGAGTCTTCTGCTGGCGGAGGACATCGTGGGCGCGTTGACCAACACGCAAACGCCGCGGCCGTAA
- the hisS gene encoding histidine--tRNA ligase codes for MPEYLSTAPVKGTRDFLPAEMSVRVQVFGHLYDVLERYGYLRYDGPILEQAEVYERKSGQEIADQQLYTLTTRGGERLALRPEMTPSVARMIAGHAKSLSFPVRWYSHPNCHRYERPQRGRVREHWQINADIFGSESANCEIEMFELIHDLMGAVGATPDMFAVRVNDRNLLSSALTDVVGISPDHLPQVFALVDRWEKTSAEEHAASAAEIGLSDKQYEKLAEALGAGPALLDELPEAVKAESNLVKVLSSSAASLVRYEPLIVRGLAYYTSTVFEVFDTSPQNRRALFGGGRYSNLASMFTKEQISGIGFGMGDVTLMDFLDTHGLTPQPRSEVDVTVIPVTEELADPARDVATALRKAGLRTSTPLELRKLGKELTRADKAGAIAVVIVGEEDWAAGRVTVRSLATREQQQVVVADVPAAVRAMVSPA; via the coding sequence GTGCCTGAATACCTGTCGACTGCGCCTGTCAAGGGGACCCGAGACTTCCTCCCCGCCGAAATGTCCGTCCGCGTGCAGGTGTTCGGCCATCTCTACGACGTGCTGGAGCGCTACGGCTACCTCCGCTACGACGGCCCGATCCTGGAGCAGGCGGAGGTCTACGAGCGGAAGTCCGGCCAGGAGATCGCCGACCAGCAGCTGTACACGCTCACCACGCGCGGCGGCGAGCGGCTCGCCCTGCGCCCGGAGATGACGCCGTCGGTGGCCCGGATGATCGCCGGCCACGCGAAATCGCTGTCGTTCCCGGTGCGCTGGTACAGCCACCCGAACTGCCACCGTTACGAGCGTCCGCAGCGCGGCCGCGTGCGCGAGCACTGGCAGATCAACGCCGACATCTTCGGTTCGGAAAGCGCGAACTGCGAGATCGAGATGTTCGAGCTGATCCACGACCTGATGGGCGCGGTCGGCGCGACTCCCGACATGTTCGCGGTGCGCGTCAACGACCGGAACCTGCTGTCGTCGGCGCTGACCGACGTCGTCGGCATCTCGCCGGACCACCTGCCGCAGGTGTTCGCGCTCGTCGACCGGTGGGAGAAGACGTCGGCCGAGGAGCACGCGGCGAGTGCCGCCGAGATCGGGTTGTCCGACAAGCAGTACGAGAAGCTCGCCGAGGCCCTCGGCGCCGGCCCGGCGCTGCTCGACGAGCTGCCCGAGGCGGTCAAGGCCGAATCGAACCTGGTCAAGGTGCTGTCCAGCAGCGCGGCGAGCCTGGTCCGGTACGAGCCGCTGATCGTGCGCGGGCTGGCGTACTACACGTCGACCGTGTTCGAGGTCTTCGACACCTCGCCGCAGAACCGCCGGGCGCTGTTCGGCGGCGGCCGGTACAGCAACCTCGCCTCGATGTTCACGAAGGAGCAGATCTCCGGCATCGGGTTCGGCATGGGCGACGTGACGCTGATGGACTTCCTCGACACGCACGGCCTCACGCCGCAGCCGCGCAGCGAGGTCGACGTCACGGTCATCCCGGTCACCGAGGAGCTGGCCGACCCGGCCCGTGATGTCGCGACAGCGCTGCGGAAGGCGGGGCTGCGCACGTCGACCCCGCTGGAACTGCGCAAACTGGGCAAGGAGCTCACTCGCGCGGACAAGGCGGGGGCGATCGCGGTCGTCATCGTGGGCGAGGAGGACTGGGCGGCCGGCCGGGTGACGGTCCGGAGCCTGGCTACCCGCGAACAGCAGCAGGTCGTGGTGGCCGACGTTCCGGCCGCGGTGCGGGCGATGGTCTCGCCTGCCTGA
- a CDS encoding flavodoxin family protein → MPTLLIVHHTPSPSMQAMFEAALAGAKHPDIEGVDVVRRPALGATVADVLAADGYLLGTPANLGSMSGALKHFFDTVYYPCLDATKGRPFGAYVHGNNDTSGTVRQLDAITTGLGWTRVAEPVLVTGEPDKAALEAVTELGGTLAATLM, encoded by the coding sequence ATGCCAACGTTGCTCATCGTGCACCACACGCCGTCGCCGTCGATGCAGGCGATGTTCGAGGCCGCGCTCGCCGGCGCGAAACATCCGGACATCGAAGGCGTCGACGTCGTCCGCCGTCCCGCGCTCGGCGCGACGGTGGCCGACGTGCTCGCCGCGGACGGCTATCTCCTGGGCACGCCGGCGAACCTCGGCAGCATGAGCGGTGCGTTGAAGCACTTCTTCGACACCGTGTACTACCCGTGCCTGGACGCGACGAAAGGCCGCCCGTTCGGGGCGTACGTGCACGGCAACAACGACACGTCCGGGACCGTGCGGCAACTCGACGCGATCACGACCGGGCTCGGCTGGACCCGGGTGGCCGAGCCCGTGCTCGTGACGGGCGAGCCGGACAAGGCGGCGTTGGAAGCGGTGACCGAACTCGGCGGGACGCTCGCCGCGACGCTCATGTGA
- a CDS encoding phospho-sugar mutase, whose translation MSDSLDSRLRDSVYRWITDDPDPASREELTAALARAMGKEPGALEEIADRMAGPLEFGTAGLRGPVRAGPNGMNVAVVTRTTAGVAAWLAAQGHAGGVVVIGRDARHGSEAFATAAAEVLTAAGFAVKVLPQPLPTPLLAFSVLHYSAVAGIQITASHNPPADNGYKLYDATGGQIVPPSDGEIERAIQSAPAARSIPRTPGAEVVDPREAYLSAVGALPRGTTRELRIAATALHGVGAETLQAALARAGFTDVHLVSAQSEPDADFPTVSFPNPEEPGATDLLLALASEVDADLAVALDPDADRCALGVRGPDGWRMLRGDETGVLLGSHLLSTTDNPDPLVATTIVSSSLLGEVAKEKGARYAETLTGFKWLVRAGEGLVFAYEEALGLCVNPSFVRDKDGIAAAVAGADLAATLKAEGRTLLDVLDDIATRHGVHLTDQVSLRVTDLSVRGRLMAALRSDPPATLGGVPVTLEDLLPDADVLRLSGDGVRVVVRPSGTEPKLKAYLQVVAPVTGELADARRDATEVLDAVREEITALLR comes from the coding sequence GTGTCCGACAGCCTCGATTCCCGCCTCCGCGATTCCGTCTACCGCTGGATCACCGACGACCCGGATCCCGCGTCGCGCGAGGAACTGACCGCCGCCCTCGCCCGCGCGATGGGCAAGGAGCCCGGCGCGCTCGAGGAGATCGCCGACCGGATGGCCGGGCCGCTGGAGTTCGGGACCGCGGGTCTGCGCGGGCCGGTGCGCGCGGGGCCGAACGGGATGAACGTCGCGGTCGTCACGCGCACCACCGCGGGCGTCGCCGCGTGGCTCGCCGCGCAGGGGCACGCGGGCGGCGTGGTCGTGATCGGCCGCGACGCGCGGCACGGTTCGGAAGCGTTCGCCACCGCGGCGGCTGAGGTGCTGACCGCTGCCGGGTTCGCGGTGAAGGTGCTGCCGCAGCCGTTGCCGACGCCGTTGCTGGCCTTCTCGGTGCTGCACTACAGCGCGGTCGCCGGAATCCAGATCACCGCGTCGCACAACCCGCCCGCGGACAACGGGTACAAGCTGTACGACGCCACCGGCGGACAGATCGTGCCGCCGTCAGACGGCGAAATCGAGCGCGCGATCCAGTCGGCCCCGGCCGCCCGGAGCATTCCGCGGACGCCCGGAGCCGAGGTCGTCGACCCGCGCGAGGCGTACCTGTCCGCGGTCGGCGCGCTGCCGCGAGGCACGACGCGCGAGCTGCGGATCGCCGCGACGGCGCTGCACGGCGTCGGCGCGGAGACGTTGCAGGCCGCGCTGGCCCGCGCCGGATTCACTGACGTGCACCTGGTTTCCGCCCAGTCCGAACCAGACGCCGACTTCCCCACCGTCTCGTTCCCGAACCCCGAGGAACCCGGCGCGACCGACCTCCTGCTGGCGCTGGCGTCCGAAGTGGACGCTGACCTCGCGGTGGCGCTCGACCCCGACGCCGACCGGTGCGCGCTCGGCGTCCGCGGCCCGGACGGCTGGCGGATGCTGCGCGGCGACGAAACCGGCGTCCTGCTCGGCTCGCATCTTCTGTCCACAACGGACAATCCGGATCCGTTGGTGGCCACCACGATCGTGTCCTCGTCGCTGCTCGGCGAAGTGGCGAAGGAAAAGGGCGCGCGCTACGCGGAAACGCTCACCGGGTTCAAATGGCTGGTTCGCGCGGGCGAGGGCTTGGTGTTCGCGTACGAGGAGGCGCTCGGCCTCTGCGTGAACCCGAGCTTTGTCCGCGACAAGGACGGCATCGCCGCCGCGGTCGCGGGCGCGGACCTGGCCGCCACGCTCAAGGCCGAAGGCCGCACGCTGCTGGACGTCCTCGACGACATCGCGACCCGGCACGGCGTGCACCTGACCGATCAAGTGTCGTTGCGGGTCACCGACCTTTCCGTGCGCGGACGGCTCATGGCCGCGTTGCGCTCGGACCCGCCCGCCACGCTCGGCGGGGTGCCGGTAACGCTCGAAGACCTCCTGCCGGATGCCGACGTGCTCCGGCTGAGCGGCGACGGCGTGCGGGTCGTGGTGCGGCCGTCCGGCACGGAGCCGAAACTGAAGGCGTATCTGCAAGTGGTGGCTCCGGTGACCGGCGAACTCGCCGACGCGCGCCGCGACGCGACGGAAGTGCTCGACGCGGTTCGCGAGGAGATCACCGCGCTGCTGCGCTGA
- a CDS encoding glycosyltransferase: MRILFTSLASYGHVYPLLPLASAARDAGHEVVFATASDFHPTLEKAGLEPAAAGLTLQEAFGQVFAGDTRSRYEVPQEELNEAIGKAFGHLLPTRFMTDLAPVLAEWKPDLVVYEMGNPGGAFAAHQAGIPAVAHGFGRVSSDGPMGHIIERIDAFAAEVGLDGSNKSFWGHPFVDICPPSVQAPEFLAEARRVPLRPVGWSEPGELPSGIEGRDRSRPLAYLTLGTTGASQAHLLTSALQGLAALDVDVLVATGPAVDVAALGEVPSNVRLEAWVPQSELLPHVDLVVHHGGSGTTLGAFSAGVPQLVLPQGADQFTNADAVVEAGAGAKLVGDELTTDAVRESAGRLLADHTVAEAVRRLAEEVSGMPSPEEVAAQLPQYT, encoded by the coding sequence GTGCGCATACTTTTCACTTCCCTCGCGTCTTACGGACACGTCTATCCGTTGCTGCCGCTCGCCTCCGCCGCGCGCGACGCGGGACACGAGGTGGTTTTCGCGACCGCGTCCGATTTTCACCCGACTCTCGAGAAGGCCGGGCTCGAACCCGCCGCCGCCGGGCTGACGCTGCAGGAGGCGTTCGGCCAGGTCTTCGCCGGAGACACCCGCAGCCGCTACGAGGTCCCGCAGGAGGAGCTGAACGAGGCGATCGGCAAAGCCTTCGGACACCTGCTGCCCACCCGGTTCATGACCGACCTCGCCCCGGTTCTCGCGGAGTGGAAACCGGACCTGGTGGTGTACGAAATGGGCAACCCGGGCGGGGCTTTCGCCGCGCATCAGGCCGGGATTCCCGCGGTCGCACACGGATTCGGCCGGGTTTCCTCCGACGGCCCGATGGGCCACATCATCGAGCGGATCGACGCGTTCGCCGCCGAGGTCGGCCTCGACGGCAGCAACAAGTCGTTCTGGGGCCACCCGTTCGTGGACATCTGCCCGCCGTCGGTGCAGGCACCGGAGTTCCTCGCCGAGGCCCGGCGCGTGCCGCTGCGCCCGGTCGGCTGGAGCGAACCGGGCGAGCTGCCGTCCGGCATCGAAGGCCGCGACCGGAGCCGCCCGCTCGCGTACCTGACGCTCGGCACCACCGGAGCCAGCCAGGCACACCTGCTGACCTCGGCGTTGCAGGGACTGGCCGCACTCGACGTGGACGTGCTGGTGGCCACCGGCCCGGCCGTTGACGTCGCGGCGCTCGGCGAGGTGCCGTCGAATGTGCGGCTGGAGGCGTGGGTGCCGCAGTCGGAACTGCTGCCGCACGTCGATCTGGTGGTGCATCACGGCGGCAGCGGGACGACGCTCGGCGCATTCAGCGCGGGGGTGCCGCAGCTGGTGCTGCCGCAGGGCGCGGACCAGTTCACCAACGCGGACGCGGTGGTCGAAGCCGGTGCGGGCGCGAAACTGGTCGGCGACGAACTGACGACGGACGCGGTCCGCGAGTCAGCCGGACGATTGCTGGCCGACCACACGGTGGCGGAGGCGGTGCGTCGGCTGGCCGAGGAGGTCTCGGGGATGCCCTCGCCGGAGGAAGTGGCCGCGCAGCTGCCGCAGTACACCTGA
- a CDS encoding purine-nucleoside phosphorylase produces MSNLEEAAAAVIAERTGVEKHDIAVVLGSGWRPAADVIGTADAEIPFGELPGFTPPGAVGHGGTVRSLRVGDKRALVLLGRTHFYEGKGIEPVVQNVRTAAAAGARTVLLTNAAGGLRAGMNVGQPVLIADHLNLTARSPIVGANFVDLTDLYAKRLRDLAREIDDSLEEGVYAGLPGPHFETPAEIRMLRNMGADLVGMSTVLEAIAARAAGLEVFGLSLVTNLAAGMTGQPLNHEEVLEAGRQSATRMGSLLKELVARA; encoded by the coding sequence ATGAGCAACCTGGAGGAGGCGGCCGCGGCCGTCATCGCCGAGCGCACCGGCGTCGAGAAGCACGACATCGCCGTGGTGCTGGGTTCGGGCTGGCGTCCGGCCGCGGACGTGATCGGAACCGCCGACGCGGAGATCCCGTTCGGCGAGCTGCCGGGCTTCACCCCGCCCGGAGCCGTCGGCCACGGCGGCACGGTGCGGTCGTTGCGGGTCGGCGACAAGCGCGCGCTGGTCCTGCTCGGCCGTACGCATTTCTACGAGGGCAAGGGCATCGAGCCGGTCGTGCAGAACGTGCGCACGGCCGCGGCGGCGGGCGCACGGACGGTGCTGCTCACCAACGCGGCGGGCGGGCTGCGCGCGGGCATGAACGTGGGGCAGCCGGTGCTGATCGCCGACCACCTCAACCTGACCGCGCGCTCCCCGATCGTCGGCGCGAACTTCGTCGACCTGACCGACCTCTACGCGAAGCGGCTGCGCGACCTGGCGCGGGAGATCGACGATTCGCTGGAGGAGGGCGTGTACGCGGGCCTGCCCGGGCCGCACTTCGAGACGCCCGCCGAGATCCGGATGCTGCGCAACATGGGCGCGGACCTGGTCGGGATGTCGACCGTGCTGGAGGCGATCGCCGCCCGCGCGGCCGGGCTCGAGGTGTTCGGGCTCTCGCTGGTCACCAACCTGGCCGCGGGCATGACCGGCCAGCCGCTCAACCACGAGGAAGTCCTCGAAGCCGGACGGCAGTCGGCGACGCGGATGGGCTCGCTGCTGAAGGAACTCGTCGCCCGCGCGTGA
- a CDS encoding ABA4-like family protein, protein MSDLTVFAWTFPVAVPFWALMIFLPGWRGTRRILASPWVPLLPLVWYFVLAIPHFGELWHAMQRPDLGVLQGFLSSSYGAALVWAHLIAFDLFIARWMFFEARTHRIPWWVLSPLLLLTIFLSPFGLVAFLVVRSARIRSAA, encoded by the coding sequence GTGAGCGACCTCACCGTCTTCGCCTGGACGTTCCCGGTCGCGGTTCCGTTCTGGGCGCTGATGATCTTCCTGCCCGGCTGGCGCGGCACCCGCCGGATCCTGGCCTCGCCGTGGGTGCCGCTGCTGCCGCTGGTCTGGTACTTCGTGCTGGCGATCCCGCATTTCGGCGAACTGTGGCACGCCATGCAACGGCCGGATCTCGGGGTGCTGCAAGGGTTTCTGAGCAGTTCGTACGGGGCGGCGCTGGTCTGGGCGCACCTGATCGCGTTCGACCTGTTCATCGCGCGCTGGATGTTCTTCGAGGCGCGCACGCACCGGATCCCGTGGTGGGTGCTCAGCCCGCTGCTCCTGCTGACGATCTTCCTGTCGCCGTTCGGCCTGGTCGCGTTCCTCGTCGTGCGCAGCGCCCGGATACGCTCGGCGGCATGA
- a CDS encoding MerR family transcriptional regulator, protein MAELSAESGIPVATIKYYLREGLLPAGERTSPNQARYGEEHVRRLRLIRALVDVGGLSVATVREVVAAVDSDQVAYDVLGVMQRALTGVAVEVSGEDREWAVGLLGPIARERGWKFGAGDPAVESLVGTVCAIRGLGHQALLDQLERYAELADRIAGADLDTLDAVGSMDRIVEAAVVGTVLGDRLFEGLRRLAQAAETARRYSVG, encoded by the coding sequence ATGGCTGAACTGAGCGCCGAGTCCGGGATTCCGGTGGCGACGATCAAGTACTACCTGCGGGAGGGGTTGCTTCCGGCCGGGGAGCGGACCAGTCCCAATCAGGCCCGCTACGGCGAGGAGCACGTGCGGCGGTTGCGGCTGATCCGGGCGTTGGTGGACGTCGGCGGGCTCTCGGTGGCCACCGTGCGGGAGGTGGTCGCGGCGGTGGATTCCGATCAGGTCGCTTACGACGTTCTGGGGGTGATGCAGAGGGCGTTGACCGGGGTCGCGGTGGAGGTTTCCGGCGAGGACCGGGAGTGGGCCGTGGGGTTGCTGGGGCCCATTGCCCGGGAGCGCGGCTGGAAGTTCGGGGCGGGTGATCCGGCGGTGGAATCGCTGGTGGGGACGGTTTGCGCGATTCGGGGGTTGGGGCATCAGGCATTGCTGGATCAGCTGGAGCGGTATGCGGAATTGGCTGATCGGATTGCTGGGGCTGATTTGGATACTTTGGACGCCGTGGGGTCTATGGATCGGATTGTCGAGGCGGCGGTGGTGGGGACTGTATTGGGGGATCGGTTGTTTGAGGGGTTGCGGAGGTTGGCTCAGGCTGCGGAGACTGCGCGGCGGTATTCGGTGGGGTGA
- a CDS encoding protein kinase — protein sequence MRSVLGSGSMGTVWSAYDEFLHRPVAVKEMKVPPGIPAEQADELRERTLREARAIAVLSHPNVITLHDVARENDAPFVVMELLPSRSLAHLLRDHGPLTVEQAAAVGIAVAAALEAAHDAGITHRDVKPGNVLVASDGRIKLTDFGIARNVSEATMTRTGIMLGSPAYISPEVASGGAVTPSADLWGLGATLFAAVEGAPPYDADGDPLETVGKVVNGKVPRPKPGPLADVITALMKKEPEKRISLREVRHRLYPKQTKATVDLFGPELFRTPDGKKTAAHLDATDTQVIKTVAPKPDSPEQPAALAADPGPLPFMRSGNTGSYRPAPALPPPPPLPAPLPPPPPRRSTKATALLAVASMVLFALACGGGFALARVVSGQNLLPPQAPESGVLATVGTVGGSSQPLKLVPQHANASSTANVTRDSEYTLSVPEGWQRFIASRKSTYGTSTVVQYISPDGRQSLRLERIPNFYEKYSLGDALSALRSSGSQDSFTFARGPAQTPNGTEVMFRAVERAQSNASAITRATFALLKQSDNTLWLLSLTAPAEQEDTASTTFSQIAPTLSFPATS from the coding sequence CTGCGGTCGGTTCTGGGGTCGGGGTCGATGGGCACGGTCTGGTCGGCCTACGACGAGTTCCTGCACCGCCCGGTCGCGGTCAAGGAGATGAAGGTGCCGCCGGGCATTCCCGCGGAGCAGGCGGACGAACTCCGCGAGCGCACGCTCCGCGAGGCCCGCGCGATCGCCGTCCTGTCGCACCCGAACGTCATCACGCTGCACGACGTCGCCCGCGAAAACGACGCCCCGTTCGTCGTGATGGAGCTGCTGCCGTCGCGAAGCCTCGCGCACCTGCTGCGCGACCACGGCCCGCTGACTGTCGAGCAGGCCGCCGCGGTCGGCATCGCGGTCGCCGCCGCCCTCGAAGCAGCCCACGACGCAGGCATCACGCACCGCGACGTCAAACCGGGCAATGTCCTGGTCGCAAGTGACGGCCGGATCAAGCTGACCGACTTCGGCATCGCCCGCAACGTCTCCGAAGCCACCATGACAAGAACCGGCATCATGCTCGGTTCGCCCGCGTACATCTCGCCGGAGGTCGCGTCCGGCGGTGCGGTCACCCCGAGCGCCGACCTGTGGGGCCTCGGCGCGACGCTCTTCGCGGCGGTGGAAGGCGCACCCCCGTACGACGCGGACGGCGACCCGCTGGAAACCGTCGGCAAGGTCGTGAACGGCAAGGTCCCGCGCCCGAAGCCGGGCCCGCTGGCCGACGTCATCACCGCGCTGATGAAGAAGGAGCCGGAAAAGCGGATCTCCCTGCGCGAGGTCCGCCACCGGTTGTATCCGAAGCAGACCAAGGCCACCGTGGACCTGTTCGGCCCAGAACTGTTCCGCACGCCAGACGGCAAGAAAACGGCCGCCCACCTGGACGCCACCGACACCCAGGTGATCAAGACGGTCGCCCCGAAGCCGGACTCGCCGGAGCAACCCGCCGCCCTCGCCGCGGACCCCGGCCCGCTGCCGTTCATGCGCTCGGGAAACACCGGCTCCTACCGCCCCGCTCCCGCCCTGCCGCCTCCGCCGCCGCTGCCTGCCCCGCTGCCGCCGCCACCCCCACGCCGCAGCACCAAAGCGACGGCCCTGCTGGCAGTGGCCTCCATGGTCCTGTTCGCCCTGGCCTGCGGCGGCGGTTTCGCACTGGCCCGGGTAGTGAGCGGCCAGAACCTGCTGCCGCCGCAAGCCCCGGAATCCGGAGTACTGGCCACCGTCGGCACAGTCGGCGGCTCGTCGCAGCCCCTGAAACTGGTCCCGCAACACGCGAACGCAAGCTCAACGGCAAACGTCACGCGCGACAGCGAATACACCCTCTCGGTGCCAGAAGGATGGCAACGCTTCATCGCCTCGAGGAAATCCACGTACGGCACCTCAACGGTAGTCCAGTACATCTCCCCGGACGGCCGCCAATCCCTGCGCCTGGAACGAATCCCGAACTTCTACGAAAAGTATTCCCTGGGCGACGCACTGAGCGCACTGCGCTCCTCAGGTTCCCAGGATTCATTCACCTTCGCCCGCGGCCCCGCACAAACCCCCAACGGCACCGAAGTCATGTTCCGCGCAGTAGAACGAGCGCAAAGCAACGCCAGCGCAATAACCCGAGCAACCTTCGCGCTGCTCAAGCAATCAGACAACACCTTGTGGCTACTGTCCCTGACAGCCCCCGCAGAACAAGAAGACACCGCATCAACAACCTTCAGCCAAATAGCACCAACTCTGTCTTTTCCAGCAACTTCATAA